The following nucleotide sequence is from Cardiocondyla obscurior isolate alpha-2009 linkage group LG10, Cobs3.1, whole genome shotgun sequence.
CTGTAACTGGCTGGGGCAGTGACTCGTCCACGAGTCAAGTAGTAGCATGCTTTTACGACCAGTATTTGGTAGGGACACTTCGCTAAACCAAGTTTTAAAATGTTCAGATGTAAGTTTCTCTGATTTCGAAGCTTGAATATAGATGTTAACTGAACGGAAAAGAGATTCTTCCATTCTTGGACCAAATGTTCCAGTAGATTCCTTTAAAACCAAGTATAATGGTGAAAGAAGACTTCCACTTGCTGAAATAATCAGCATTATAGTGTAACTGTGTGTCGTAGCAGATACCGATTGAAAAGTTGCTTCAACTGTTTTCATTCCTATTTTCGCCAATGTTCGCCCAGAATGTATTTTAAGGTTGAAGCCACTCTCATctgcattataaatttcttcaaCTCTAATAACTGGAATGCTAGATTTTACGTTTGAAACTAACGATTCTGCGATATCTCGTAGATTTTCTATACTTTCAAGCGTAACTCGCGTCCTGgatattgttattttacgGGAAACAATTCTATGTACATTCTTAAATTTCCAAATCCACCATTTACTTGCCTTAAATTTGAGTAAATCCACTTGATTCTTTGCTTCTAAGGCCcataatcttaattttatatcatgtaaaatagtttttctaTCACAATCTGCTTCAAACTTTTGCAGTacatattttgttataaatgcaaatttgtcTGCAATTGTTCCATCTTTCTCTATACTCATTTCCCATCTATGTAGCTGTTGTAACAATTTAACTTTGCGAAAACGGTTTTGTACACTACTTAAAGTTCGACGTGTcttttttccgcttttccAAAATTCAacagtttttcttttgtaataaaaaccgTTTATTTTATCTTCATCATCAATAATGCATTCTTCAGATTCAAATAtgttttcttctctttctgctGGTGTAATATACTCTACAACTTGTACAAGCAGTTCTTGCAATTGTCATATCGTATAATCACAATGTTATTTAATACTCGATCGTTCTCGAAGCCGGGACAATCCCGTAACTTTATGCCTTTGTCTTTTAAGAAGGAAGTTAGGCATCTACCAACGCCGTTGAAGTCAGTCGTTATCTGGACTTTAGAGAGAACAGAGCTACTCCTAAGTGCTATATACTCCTTAGAATCTTTCGCGCGCCGccgttttatttgtattaatacgcgtacaatcacgTTGCATATCCGCGAATCTCGAGAACTCGCCACAATTCTGGCATTTTAGCGTGCTACCGCTATTCAGTTATAAAGCTTCCGTCCTCGCGCGACGGCAAGTCTGTGTATTGTTTTGTTAATAAACAGttgagtgactttttttttttgtttaaaagtgATTcagttttgtttttaaatcCTACTCTTTTCCTATTGTTTCAAGCGATCTCAAACAATGTACTTTAAATTCAAATGGAGTTAATGGTGTTTGTGTTGTTACGTCCGAAGCCTGAAGTCGAAAGAGATTCAGGAAAATCGGAAGGTTACCGATGCAACAGggcaaaaactttttattgctGCTGATACAAAGGAAGGGATTGTATCGTTGCGGCAGAGGCGCACGAGATAAGGTTTCGATCTCGGGTCAACGCCTTAATAGACGCTTTCACACAACTTTCGAAACGCGTGCGGCCTATGgctcttttttaataaaagaatttaatcttatttattggGATAAGGCCGCACAAGTCTTAAGCAAATAAAAACCGGAGCTTGATTGTGTGGTAATGGTAATTGGTTTTATTGAAACAGTTTTACAATTTCATTGTAAACTATTGCTTAGATAATTGAATAtactttacaattatatttgtcttttgctttaaataaaatattgtaggTGTTTGTGAATGTTCGCGGGTGTACAAATTTTCGGTATGAGTAACTTTACATGTGGTTTTCTTGATAGATGTGTGAATGGCAGTGTGCGTGAAAGTGTCGACAGGGCGGGGAAAAATGGGAATAATGAGAGGTTCTAGGAAAAAAAGGCGGAGGATGAGTTGACCCGAAGGGACAATTGCTTATCTCTGCTCTGTTCTTATAATGAATATGATGAGGACCTGTccaaaaacaatttctttcagGCTGTTCGACTGGAAATGAGCATGACGAGCAAGAAAGTGATGTACGAAATTTGGAATTTCTTCCGCTTTGATAACCACACATATAAAAGGCACAGCGTGGTAATTGAGATTCGCAATTGTAAAACCCTGGGGTTTTTCGGTTAGAGgaatattgataattttcgGTTTCGCAGAAACGGGGATTCTGTGGGTTATTGTTGAGAACGTAGGTAGAGGAGTTTTCTTCGGGGTGAGGAACAACGGTAGGTTGACGGGATATTGAGGTAGAAAATTCTAAATCTATGAACGGGTGATAGGTTTCAGGTTTTGAAGGAGGTTAAGAATTTGACGGGAATAGATGCGAATCAATTTCAAACGGGGGGTATATTAGCGTTCTTTTATTAGATTGAGAGGCTGGAGGAATGGATTTATAACGCGGCGCCGTTTGAGTAATATCTGGTGTAGTGTATGTAATGGAATTCGTAAATAAACGCGAAAGGGTTGAATTAAGATTTGTTAATGGTCCAGATGAAAGAGGTCGCAAGTTCTCTGTGGGTTGCTGACGCGTTAAATTCATGGGATATAACACTATAATTTTCAgggttttattaaatgttgtaATATCTCTCTTTAGAATTTATTCTCTAACTCACTTCTGCTGGTTGCGGCTTGAAGTCTGGCTGTCTTAGTTGCTGCTTCCTCAGGGGTAGGCTTGATGATGGTCTCGTATTTTCCATTTGAGTAGGTTGGTGAAGGCATCGAGTCTCTGATCCACAGATGTTGCATGGAGTTCTTCTAGAAGATTTCTTCCTTCCACTTGTTCGTTCGCGAGGAAATCGGACAGAGTCACGATCTTAATACTTTGATTCTAAATTCGGTAGTAGTCTTCGAACTAAAATTGCGAagcttatacagggtgtcccagttaatgtaaaaaagttcttagttgtaggttgtgcttccgaaaataagtagaaaagtcctatacggttttgtaagttaggtgttaataaccgagaaaataatatgtaaagatttgacgccccccgtgcgagtaagaacgcgctgctgaaagctaccgagacgttagtggacctagaggtgtggcttatcttactctatttacaaagaaataagtaatctataaatctctgtaaatagagtggtggtgtggcccatcccactttatttacagagattccgTTCCTTAGTTGTTGCCAGGCgcgattatatgtatattatttcctTTGATGATCGTTGCGAAATGCTTGTTTGTTTCGGCACCTCTGTACATGTTAATTTAGACAGATCCATCGtacatctttattttaaaatttctattgtAGAACCGACGTCTCTATTTTATCTAGgataataaaactgaaaaaagGAGGTCACAGTGTCCGTACTCTTGCTATGCAACGGGCTTTTCTAAGTGTCAACGGCTGCGGGAGTCTTTGTCTCGTTTTACGACTTTTCGCTGATTAGTCAAAAACATGCTGCTCAAGGCGATAACATGTTAAGACCAATTTAGGTTTTACGACCGTATTATTAGCCGAAATGAGCTGTCCACTTCCGGCTACTGTACGGGTTATCTCATGGGGTATGGGAAAAGATTTCTTCCCCCAAAttcctttttaatatttttgattgGTAACGCCTCCGTTTACTATAGTATATTGTCTCGATGCTCGTGGACCTTAGTTTTTTGGtcagagttattaaaatagtGCTCACTGAGAAGACGACTGTGCAAGAAACGGCTCTAGACGTAACAGTGTAATACTTGCAATTGAAAATGTCGTTgctaacatattaattacgtttgcaatattaaacgatgtcatattaaagaaaattgtattcaaaaaatatcacaaacttttcaatataataataacagatTGCTTTAAGTGAAGATGtcatattaaagaaaattgtattcaAAGAATATCACAaacttttcaatataataataacagatTGCTTTAAGTGAAACTGGGAATAATATTTCtgacatatttatataaatcaagAGACGCAATAAaactcatttttataaaataatgtactcaatttattttctcgtaacaaaaaaatatatatttcaaaatcaaAACGTACTTTACAAAGCAAGAAACTTTTATCGGATGTCACCGACGTCGGGGGTGAACCCGCGACTACTACCATGAACCcaacaataaaagaaaattaaaggtAGTACAAAGAATTTACCAATCGGAACCGAAAGAAAGTATTTACACCGGCTATAATTTAGCACAAGGCAATTgtttcaaaacaaaaaaaggtATCAGACCACAGCCGCAGCTGCCCGATAGGTCACGGTGCGACGTTATACGCAACAATATATTACGTGAAGGCTCAAGCTACGGGCGCAAAGGTACAAAACGCGGAAAAGTAACCGGGACGCAAAGAAAAGTAACTGGAACGCAAAGAAAAGTAAACGTAATGCAAATaacggaacgcaagaaaaGTAAACAGAACGCAAAAAAGTAAACGGAACGCAAATACGGAacgtaaaaaaagtaaacggaACGCAAGAAATTCTTCAGGGAACGCACGCAATATGAGCTGCCGAAATACGGCGATACAAGAGGTACTTCGCGATACGCTAACGAGAAAGGAACAATTTCGGAATCTTCCGTACACGCGCGCGGGACGTGCCGCGGCACACGCGAATTGCCGTTTGAAACCCCCCTTTTATCCCGGGGCTCCACGCTACGCGAAGATCGTAAATACTCGCCGCACGCCGTCTTCTCGTGATGGCTGCGACGCGACGCTCCACGACGTGATGAACACGGCACTCCGCCAatcgtagattttttttccccccgatGGCTGAACGCACCAGGAAGTCCGGTATAGTCCCATGGCGCTGCGGtatccgtcgtcgccgtcctcAAACCCGTTCCGACGCTGTGCTCGTGCCGGCACCCCGTGCCAGTCACGTGATCTACGTGTGGTCAGCAGCTCCTCGCCGCaattcttcaaaattttaCGGCCGATATTTGCCAGCCCCTAGCTGGAACCTGTTTGTTAAAacacaattaattttccgatACCAATGCGACTCCTGGCCCTCCGTTACGAGACGGGCACTCACGGTACGGCACGTGAAAATCGCGTGTACGGCAGCTCGCCGGTCACTCTCCTTCGTTGTCGTCAGTCCCGCCGGGCGGAAAATTAATGGTGAACTCAGCTGGCAAAATCACTTAAGCCTTCCCTCGCGGGCGGAAAATCGATGGGAAGTCTTCCCTGTCGGCGGCAGCTTTTGCACCCTCTTTGTCGTCGTTGGTCCCGTCGGCGGAATTCCGTGCCCAGACTTGGTCTTTCTGCGACTGCCTCGAGACTCGCAAACGGGCCCGTTACCAGGCCAACCGCGCCGACGCAATAGCTTATTACGGTATCGGTACCGCCaaattttcgcgagtcgtGTTGCACCGTGAAGGTGCCGTAAGGTCCGTTTTCCGGAGAGACTGGTGTAATCTCGACCGGAAAGGGTGCCAAGAATAAAGTcgtctttttattatgttggtttatttcttttatttcctttgtCTTGCGGATTATAGATGGCCACTTCACGCTATTCACTGGATTACAATTTCTCAGCACGATTCTTAATTGCGACTGcctgtccgggccgcggctgcccctatatgtctcctactgttgctatgccaaaattcatagcaatcagcggaatcgcgggtggcaaccgcgactgtcctcggactacgcgtcccggccggaaatgccgggttaccttgatcggcagtattctgccgatcaagctaaacggtcgcgcgcgtgcgacattccggcgttattcccgagcctctgttgctaagggttcgggatataacatccctcccccctagggagaagaaaaagggttgagtgttttaatttgttcaagcttttttcttttacaagttCCCTTTCCctcggggagaaaaaagaaaaacgttgaatttgtggtacgtttttcttttcttttttgttgtcaattatagtttatttttattacagtattTCTTTCTCATTACAGTAATAGTTATAATAATGACCGTAAGTACGGTTAATGTTGTACTTAATCCtacggaatatattattatcgtttttgttctggacgcaatattattattatctagttCGGAACGCAGTTTGTTTAAATCTAAGCTTAGTTGTAGTAGTTCATTTTTGTTTCGTACAATCGGTTTcctttgtatattttttaattgtgacgtaattttagcaatgttggttctgtctttaattaatattatagtaaTATTATACGTTGGTATACAAATATTGATGTCGCTTTCTCCTAGTAGGGTTTTTGACTGTATCGTGAGGTCGTTCGTACTTAATTGGCACGCGTCtcttagtattatttttcctGACCtgattatgtttatttttttacttgactTGTGTTTACATCGTAGTTCAATGGTCTGTGACGCGGTCGAGTATAGCCACGCTTGGGGCTCGTTTAGTGCCGTCCGTATGCTAACATTAGATACGATATGGCGGGTTTCGCATTTCTCGGGTTGATGTCCCGGCTCGGCGAGTGCTAAGACTTCGCAAGGTGCGTTATCCGATACATGGtacgtcgcgaaattgttttcgcatataagttttttatttccgcggatacaactattaatttcatcgcggGTTAAGCTTATATATTTGTTGTTTTCTTTGTctaacgcgatatattcgtgcgcggttttgattgttttaaaaatgttagCGTGGTCATACACGGGAAACGGTATGACCGCTTTTAAGGGGATCCTAAAGTGGATGGCAAACTCAAACGGGGAtggtaataatgaaattacaAATGTTGGTATTATCGACAGAGTCGGTAATATcaacatttgtaatttttttattaccatctttgtttttaattattgcatattatGCATACGTACATAAATGTACAAGCGCATAAAGCATTAGATTCTTCTGATATTTCTTAGAATCAGTATTTACATGCTTCTGATTCTAGTTACATTCAGTACCATCTAAACAGATGCTTCTGATGTTTCTTAGAATCAGTACCATTGTTTTAcatgcttctgattcttgttacattcagtaccatctaaacagatgcttctgattcttgttAGAATCGGTACCATCATATTAGATGCTGCTGATTTTTTATAgaatcagtaccatctaaacagatgcttctgattcttgttAGAATCGGTACCATCATATtagatgcttctgatttttcatagaatcagtaccatctaattaaatgcttctgattcttcCTTACATTCACTGTCTCAATGATTGCGGCGAACCTCACGTCGGAAGCTCCGGGCGTTTTGACAGCTACAAGCAACATAACCCTATTCGGGATCGGTAATCTCGCTCCGCTAAGatcgcgggatcgagtcctttcggatacattttataatttttttttgcgtgtgcaaaaagcaattatattttacacaaatacatCGTTTTCCTTTGCTACGTAATAACAgtgtatttgtgtaaaatataattgctctctgcacacgcaaaaaaaaaaattaaaaaaaaaaataaaattaaaaatgtacccGACAGGATTCGATCCAGCAATCTTAGCGGGGCGAGATTACCGATCCAGTCGCTGCGCCACACCGATCTTTTGTTAACCTACTTACGTTACGGGTACTTATGTCGCAATACAGTATCAACCGACAAGAGGAacagaagaaagaagagacgaattGACGGATGGCTGGATGTAACATCGTtggaaaaaatgtatttttaagttCATTTTCAATTATAGTTGCGGGCGGGTATGGGATCGTCACCGGCGGGTACGGGATCGTCGCCGACGAGTACGTCGTCTTCGTGGGCGATGATCCCGTACCCACCGACAACTatgaaagagaattaattaaaaaatacattttttttcaacgatattACAACCATCCATCCGTCAAatcgtctcttcttccttctgttCCTCTTGTCGGTTTATACTATATTGAGACATAAGTACCCGTAACGTAAGTAGGTTAACAAAAAGATCGGTGTGGCGCAGCGACAAGACGCGAGATCGGTAATCTGGTTCCTCTAAGATCGCTGGATCAAATCCCTTCGaatacattttaaacttttttatttttttttatttttttttttttctgcgtgTGCAAAGAGcagttatattttacacaaatacatcgttttcttttgttaattaataacggtgtatttgtgtaaaatataattgctctttGCACACGCAAAACAAAACAGGTTcgcgaaaggaaaggaaaaagacgGAAGATCTATATagaatacaaatattttctagttatttttaattacacgtttattatattgttactgttatttacattatttacattcgcatattataataatattgcggGGGGTTATAAGAATACATCAATGTTTGCTGCTGGGGGGTATATGGGGCGGGCGGGATCATGGCTGGCATCATCGCCGGTATCGGCTGGATCGGCGGCATGGGCAGCATCGACGGCGTCGATGGCATCGACGGCATCGGCGCCATCATCGTCGGAGGCATCATCGTCGGAGGCATCACCGCACGTGATGAGGCAAAACGTTGCCGTCGCCGCTCTTTAGCCACGGCCCTCCGCATCGCGTGGTTCACcaactaaaaaagaaaaaagatattatttacaatttactaagaaaaaaaaaatgtgtttttatatatttaccaCGTTTTACCTTTTGTACATTCTCCTTTCCGCCTCGTGATGCGGGTGACAGTGGCTTATATTTTGGTTCCGACGGTGGAACTGAGGCCGAGGGTGACGACGccgttgctgctgctgctgctgccgTTGATTGCAATACTCCTGGCGGGATCACCGATGCTGCTCGTGGTGGTGATGatggcggtggtggtggtggtggtggtccAGCAGCATATAAATCTGCtggttttattttcatagCCGTTTTGCCGCCTTCGCTTCtcgctgaaaaagaaaagattattttgctttttccAACGATGTTACATCCAGCCATCCGTCAattcgtctcttcttccttctgttCCTCTTGTCGGTTGATACTGTATTGCGACATAAGTACCCGTAACGTAAGTAGGTTAACAAAAAGATCGGTGTGGCGCAGCGACTAGACGCGGGATCGGTAATCTCGCCCCGCTAAGATTGCTGGATCGAATCCTGTCgggtacatttttaattttatttttttttttaatttttttttttgcgtgtgcagagagcaattatattttacactaaTACATCGTTTTCCTTCGCTAAGTAACAACGgtgtatttgtgtaaaatataattgctctttgcacacgcaaaaaaataatttgacaatttttttactgttgTTCGTCCGTGCCATCTGTCAGAACATGTGACAATTAATCTTAGACATAATTCTTTACATCTTTAccataaaatatcattatggCACATGCTGACACATGCACGGAAATCTAATTCGTAGAAAAGActaatctttttttgtaagcttttaatcgtaatataaaCAGTGTTATCGTCTTTCTCGATGTTGACTGCATTGGAGACTGGTGTCTGATTGTGCATTTTAACAACATAACCTGTATACTAAACGAATGTTGTGCAGGTGAATATaatacgaaaattttttttttatttttggtctTAATCTGACCAGTCTCCAACACATTGAAGTATGTACTTTATTCGTGTAaagcgatttttaattccgtaaAACTGATTCAAAGATTAGTCAATTCTCGTAGTAGGTGGTAAAACAGGGAGCTTTAGGATCCCTTTAATTCGTATGTCGTATCGGTGACGactggaaatttaataatgatcaTAAGAGCATTGTGATCGCGGTAATGCGCGgtaattgatatatatttttcgatttcATTCCAGTTCTTAGGATTGGTATCAAACGGGAATTGTGACCCTTCGGGTAATTGAATCGTTGCATGTAGTAGCTCTGTTATGATCTTGTCAATCGGTAATAGCCGTGTGTTAATGATACCTTTTTTAATCCAAGAGATAAAGTCGATGGTGTCTTGTATGTCAGTCAGTAGGTCAGTCACGAGTATTCTTAATGTGTTAAGATGTTCCGTCATCTCCATTTGCCGCGTTACTCTATCTATCTGCTGACTTAGGAGGATAGTCGCGTTCGTTAAGACGCGGTCGTGTTGCTTGAGTTTTATCTCTAGCTCTTGTATATGGCTTAGTgtaccgtttaatattttaagttgatTTTTCGCTACGTGTTGAGTCGTTTGCTGGCTTGCAATTAGCAGTTGTAACTgctcttgaataattttttcgtcatTGGCGTCCATTATGCCGAATAAAGTTTTCCCTACTGTGCCTACTAAGTCTATGAGACCTCTTTTAACGTGTTGAATTTCATAGGTCGCGGTTAATCTGTCTAATGcggttattagtttattattttgcattgtaaccaacattgctaaattatgacatttatcttttaataattcgccgtTATACGCTTCATGTAGTTTATTACAGGCATTTTCCGCGTCGTCAACTtggttttgtaatttct
It contains:
- the LOC139106067 gene encoding uncharacterized protein; protein product: MSIEKDGTIADKFAFITKYVLQKFEADCDRKTILHDIKLRLWALEAKNQVDLLKFKASKWWIWKFKNVHRIVSRKITISRTRVTLESIENLRDIAESLVSNVKSSIPVIRVEEIYNADESGFNLKIHSGRTLAKIGMKTVEATFQSVSATTHSYTIMLIISASGSLLSPLYLVLKESTGTFGPRMEESLFRSVNIYIQASKSEKLTSEHFKTWFSEVSLPNTGRKSMLLLDSWTSHCPSQLQQLNPKEKEVQFATIPKKTTGMIQPLDVFGFRIWKNFVRTFSDNVIF